In Rhodococcus pseudokoreensis, the DNA window GTAGATCATCACCTCGACGCCGGGGTGCCGCTGCGAGATGTGATCGGCCAGTTCGGTGTCGAGCCCCTCGGGCGCTTCCGAGCCCATCAGGAGTGTCACCAGTTCTCCACCCGCCCCGAGGACGAGGTCGACGAGCCGGCGGCCGGCGGCGACCGCGTCCGGTTCGATGACGATCACCTCGTGACCCATCAGTCCGATGCCGTCTCCGGGTTCGCACGTGCCCACGTAGGTGAGGGCACGTTCGCGGGCGATCCGCAGCGACCCCCAGCGGGTGGCGGCGGCGGCCTCGGACATCGCGAACGCGTCGTCCACCGCCTCGCGCTCGGGATCGTGCACCGCCAGGGACGCGAGTCCCTGCACCATCGCGGACGTCGCGAGCAGCAGGACCTCGTGCCGGGCGTCGCGCGCCGCGGCGCTGACCGCGACGAGTTCCTGTGCCGTCAACGCGCCGTTGGGGAGCACCAGCACTTCGGTGCGTCCCATCTGCCGGATGACGCCGAGGAGCTGGGCGCGGGTGACGGGGGCGTCGTCGCAGCGCAGGATCGTCGCGCCCTCGCTCGCGAACAGTTCGGCGGCGCCGTCCCCGGCCACGACGGCGACGATTCCCCGCTCGCCCTGATCGGGCCGGGTCCGGACCGGCGGAAAGAGCAGCCCCTGGTCCCGCGCGTCCACGAGAAAGCTGCTGACCCGGATTCCGTGGACGCGCCCCGCAGCGAGTCCGGCTTCCACGGCGGCGCCCGCGTCCGTGCAGTGCACGTGCACCGACCAGCCGCCGCCGCCGTCGCCGACGATCACGATCGAGTCCCCGAGGTCGTTCAGTGCGCTGCGCAGCCCCGCCATCCGGGCCTCGTCGGACTCCGCCACCAGGTACATCACCTCGAAGTCCTGGTCGGCGCCCTCGTCGCAGTCGGGTCCCGGATGCGCGTGCGCGGCCTGCGGCGCGGCCACGGACACGGGTTCGGCGCGGCGTGCGGACGGCGTGCGCCGCGGAACGTGGAGTGCGATCGGTGGACGATCCGGCGGCGCACCCGTCACGGCGGTGACGAGCGCGTCGAGAATCACCACGAGTCCGAGTCCGCCCGCATCGACGACGCCCGCGGTGCCCAGCACCTCGAGTTGCGACGGCGTCCTGGTGAGCGCGGCTGCCGCCGCGTCGGCCGCCGCCCGCGCGGTGTCCGCGATCGGCGCCTCGTCCGGGAACTCCGCCGCAGCGTCGGCGGCGCAGCGCAGCACGGTGACGATGGTCCCCTCCACCAGGTAGCTCACCGCGTCCGTCACCAGGTTGGTGGCCATCAGCAGTCCGGTCCGGACCGTCCGGGTGTCCACGGCGGAGGCGACCGCCGCTTCCGCGACCCCCCGCAGCACCTGGGACAGGATCACCCCGGAGTTCCCGCGCGCGCCTGCGACCGCACCCCGGGCCAGGGCGATCGCCACCTGCCGGACGTCCTTGGTGCCGCCGTCGGCGCCCGCGTACTCGTCGATCGCGCCCAGCGCCGCACGCATCGTGAACAGCAGGTTCGTGCCCGTGTCCGAGTCCGGGATCGGAAAGACGTTGAGGCTGTTGATCTCCTCGCACCGCCGTTCCAGTCCGGCGACGGCGGTCCGCGCCCACGACTCGAGGACTCGACCGTCCATCGGGAGCTCAGGGGCCACTGTCGTCCTCTCCGGCCGGGGAATGGGAAGGTGCCGCCAGACTAGTCGGGGGACGGTGATCGGGCCCGCGGTCCGAGCCGTTCGGGACCGGGTTTGGCCATTCCCCACTCGAGCGGCTACTCTTGCACGGTTGCCTCGTTAAGGGCGCACTTGCTGTGCCCTGTTTCCACGAGGCCAGCAAATTTCACAGTTCACTATCTTGAAGGAGTTCGCGACTATGGCTGCCGTCTGCGACGTATGCGCCAAGGGGCCCGGCTTCGGTAAGTCGGTCTCGCACTCGCACCGGCGTACCAACCGTCGCTGGAACCCGAACATTCAGACTGTTCGTGCCGAGGTTGCCCCCGGAAACACCCGGAAGGTCAACGTCTGCACGTCCTGCCTGAAGGCTGGAAAGGTTGCTCGGGGCTGACCCGACGCTGCGTGCGATGTCACTGCGCCCCCGACACTTCGGTGCCGGGGGCGCAGTTCTTTTCTGTCACGACTGCGCCCCGCTTCGGCATCGTCGCAGCGCATCGGGGCACGTCGGGCACCGGCAGGGGCCCACGTAGGGTGCAACGGTGACTTCTCTCGATGGATTCAGCAAAGTACAGCTCGAAGACGGCGTCCTGCGCGTCACGATCGCGACGGCGGAGAACGGCACCTCGCTGGACGGCGAGGGCTTGGTGCAGGGTGCCCGCGCACTGGAAGCGGTCGGTGACCGGATCGGCAGCGTCCTCCTCGTCGGTGAGGGCCCGAACTTCTGCGCGGGCGGCAACGTCCGCGCCTTCGCGTCCGCACCGGTGCGCAGCGAATGCGTCGCCGAGGTGGCGGGCGTCTTCCACGACTTCGTCCGGGCGCTCGACGCCGTGACCGTTCCGGTGATCGCCGGTGTCCACGGCTGGGCGGCGGGCGCCGGCATGAGCCTCGTCTGCCTCACGGACGTCGCGATCGGCGGCCCCGGCACCAAGCTGCGCCCCGCCTACCCGTCGATCGGGTACACACCGGACGGCGGCATGTCCTGGACCCTGCCTCGCATCGTCGGCGATGCCCGTGCGCGGGAGATCCTGATCACCGACGCCGTTCTCAGCGGTGACGAGGCCGTGCGCCTCGGCATCCTCAGCCGCCTCGTCGGCGACGACGTCGTCCAGGACGAGGCGCTGCGTCTGGCCCGCACCCTCGCGGCCGGCCCGACATCGTCCTACTCGGGGATCAAGACACTCGTGCGCGATTCGCGGTCCCGCACTCTCGCCGAGCAACTCGACGCGGAGGCCGAGTCGATCGCCGCTGCGGCCGACAGTCCGGTGGGACGCGAGGGCGTCGACGCCTTCATTGAAAAGAGGCGTGCCGATTTCGCGTCAGTGAAGTGAAGAGACGTGCCGATTTCGCGTCGGTGAAGGAAACTCAGGACTGACGAGGTCGTACGAGCCGTCCCGGCGGCGGCTTACGGCAGCTGCCAGTTCACCGGTTCCGCGCCCAAGCCTTCGAGGAGTTCGTTCGCGCGGCTGAACGGCCGCGAACCGAAGAATCCGCGCGACGCCGACAACGGTGAGGGGTGCGCCGACTCGATCGTCGGCACGTCGCCGAGCATCGGTTTCAGGGTGGACGCGTCCCGGCCCCACAGAATCGCAACGAGGGGTTC includes these proteins:
- a CDS encoding DAK2 domain-containing protein, encoding MDGRVLESWARTAVAGLERRCEEINSLNVFPIPDSDTGTNLLFTMRAALGAIDEYAGADGGTKDVRQVAIALARGAVAGARGNSGVILSQVLRGVAEAAVASAVDTRTVRTGLLMATNLVTDAVSYLVEGTIVTVLRCAADAAAEFPDEAPIADTARAAADAAAAALTRTPSQLEVLGTAGVVDAGGLGLVVILDALVTAVTGAPPDRPPIALHVPRRTPSARRAEPVSVAAPQAAHAHPGPDCDEGADQDFEVMYLVAESDEARMAGLRSALNDLGDSIVIVGDGGGGWSVHVHCTDAGAAVEAGLAAGRVHGIRVSSFLVDARDQGLLFPPVRTRPDQGERGIVAVVAGDGAAELFASEGATILRCDDAPVTRAQLLGVIRQMGRTEVLVLPNGALTAQELVAVSAAARDARHEVLLLATSAMVQGLASLAVHDPEREAVDDAFAMSEAAAATRWGSLRIARERALTYVGTCEPGDGIGLMGHEVIVIEPDAVAAGRRLVDLVLGAGGELVTLLMGSEAPEGLDTELADHISQRHPGVEVMIYHGGQPGDLLQLGVE
- the rpmB gene encoding 50S ribosomal protein L28; translated protein: MAAVCDVCAKGPGFGKSVSHSHRRTNRRWNPNIQTVRAEVAPGNTRKVNVCTSCLKAGKVARG
- a CDS encoding enoyl-CoA hydratase/isomerase family protein — its product is MTSLDGFSKVQLEDGVLRVTIATAENGTSLDGEGLVQGARALEAVGDRIGSVLLVGEGPNFCAGGNVRAFASAPVRSECVAEVAGVFHDFVRALDAVTVPVIAGVHGWAAGAGMSLVCLTDVAIGGPGTKLRPAYPSIGYTPDGGMSWTLPRIVGDARAREILITDAVLSGDEAVRLGILSRLVGDDVVQDEALRLARTLAAGPTSSYSGIKTLVRDSRSRTLAEQLDAEAESIAAAADSPVGREGVDAFIEKRRADFASVK